The following coding sequences are from one Streptomyces sp. NBC_00536 window:
- a CDS encoding IS5 family transposase (programmed frameshift): MGRGDLTNAEWDRLESFLPRGGARGGRWSDHRRVINGVLYRVRTGVQWRDLPERFGPWETAYKRHRRWSADGTWKMLLSRVQAAEDAVGQIDWDVSVDSTAVRAHQHAAGARKTPPRDPSKGESAGDEPGRSGVAETGRPAGGGGQIGECLGRSRGGFTTKIHLAADGRCRPLALVLTPGHYGDGPQLDRILEQISVPRTGVGRPRTRPDHVLADKAYTSRKNRRYLRRRGIRHTIPERLDQQRHRKNRGSRGGRPTGFDSEHYKKRNTVERAINRLKGFRAVATRYEKRAYIYLGTITLAALIIWLRT; encoded by the exons ATGGGTCGTGGAGATCTGACGAACGCGGAGTGGGATCGGCTGGAGTCGTTCCTGCCTCGTGGTGGTGCGCGTGGGGGCCGGTGGAGTGATCACCGTCGGGTGATCAACGGGGTGCTCTATCGGGTGCGGACGGGTGTGCAGTGGCGGGATCTCCCGGAGCGCTTCGGGCCTTGGGAGACGGCTTATAAGCGGCATCGCCGCTGGTCAGCGGATGGAACATGGAAGATGCTGCTGTCTCGCGTCCAGGCGGCCGAGGACGCTGTGGGCCAGATCGACTGGGACGTGTCGGTGGACTCGACAGCGGTGCGAGCCCACCAGCACGCCGCCGGCGCGAGGAAGACACCGCCC CGCGATCCCTCAAAAGGGGAGTCTGCAGGGGACGAACCGGGTCGATCCGGTGTTGCAGAAACTGGCCGTCCGGCTGGCGGAGGTGGTCAGATCGGCGAATGCCTGGGACGCTCCCGAGGCGGCTTCACCACCAAAATCCACCTCGCCGCCGATGGACGGTGCCGGCCCCTCGCCCTCGTCCTGACGCCGGGCCACTACGGTGACGGCCCCCAACTCGATCGCATACTTGAGCAGATATCGGTGCCCCGGACCGGAGTGGGCCGGCCCCGCACCCGACCCGACCATGTCCTCGCGGACAAGGCCTACACGTCCCGAAAGAACCGCCGCTACCTGCGACGACGCGGAATCCGGCACACCATCCCCGAACGCCTCGACCAGCAAAGACACCGCAAGAACCGCGGGTCCCGAGGCGGCCGGCCCACCGGCTTCGACAGCGAGCACTACAAGAAACGCAACACCGTCGAGCGAGCCATCAACCGGCTGAAGGGCTTCCGCGCGGTCGCCACCCGCTACGAGAAACGCGCCTACATCTACCTCGGCACCATCACCCTCGCCGCCCTCATCATCTGGCTCCGAACATGA
- a CDS encoding methyltransferase → MTSYSQAQYGSIAVSYTAELDGGGNTFGRAYVPFVEEHFGRVENLFEWCAGPGFIGFSLLAAGCCDALHLGDVNPAARAAVERTARENDLADRVRFHLSAGFSGVPADSRWDLMVGNPPHVNAAAPASEYQHAHSPLIWQDEDWGIHRNFYADAPRFLRPGGSVVIQENHRFSTPGDFTPMVKESGLEIVGAFECGPGFEDYYFLWSRLPEHAG, encoded by the coding sequence ATGACCAGTTACTCGCAGGCGCAGTACGGATCGATCGCGGTGTCCTACACGGCGGAACTCGACGGTGGCGGCAATACCTTCGGGCGCGCCTACGTTCCCTTCGTCGAGGAGCACTTCGGACGGGTGGAGAACCTCTTCGAGTGGTGCGCGGGGCCGGGATTCATCGGCTTCTCGCTACTGGCCGCCGGTTGCTGCGACGCTCTGCACCTCGGTGACGTGAACCCGGCGGCCCGAGCCGCGGTGGAACGGACAGCGCGTGAGAACGATCTCGCGGACCGGGTCCGCTTCCACCTGTCCGCCGGGTTCTCCGGGGTGCCGGCGGACAGCCGCTGGGACTTGATGGTCGGCAACCCTCCGCACGTCAACGCGGCGGCACCGGCCTCGGAGTATCAGCACGCTCATTCACCCCTGATCTGGCAGGACGAGGACTGGGGGATCCACCGCAACTTCTACGCAGATGCTCCTCGTTTCCTGCGTCCCGGCGGGTCCGTCGTGATCCAGGAGAACCACCGGTTCTCCACTCCGGGAGACTTCACTCCGATGGTCAAGGAATCCGGTCTCGAGATTGTGGGCGCCTTCGAGTGCGGGCCCGGGTTCGAGGACTACTACTTCCTGTGGTCCAGGCTGCCGGAGCACGCCGGATGA